One Ovis aries strain OAR_USU_Benz2616 breed Rambouillet chromosome 4, ARS-UI_Ramb_v3.0, whole genome shotgun sequence DNA window includes the following coding sequences:
- the PIK3CG gene encoding phosphatidylinositol 4,5-bisphosphate 3-kinase catalytic subunit gamma isoform isoform X1, whose translation MELENHEQPVVLREDNCRRRRRMKPRSTAASLSSMELIPIEFVLPTSQRNTKTPETALLHVAGHGNVEQMKAQVWLRVLETSVAADFYHRLGPDHFLLLYQKKGQWYEIYDKYQVVQTLDCLHYWKVLHRSPGQIHLVQRHSPSEETLAFQRQLTALIGYDVTDVSNVHDDELEFTRRRLVTPRMAEVAGRDPKLYAMHPWVTSKPLPEYLLKKITNNCIFIIIHRSTTSQTIKVSADDTPGTILQSFFTKMAKKKSLMDIPESQNEQDFVLRVCGRDEYLVGETPIKNFQWVRQCLKNGEEIHLVLDTPPDPALDEVRKEEWPLVDDCTGVTGYHEQLTIHGKDHESVFTVSLWDCDRKFRVKIRGIDIPVLPRNADLTVFVEANIQYGQQVLCQRRTSPKPFTEEVLWNVWLEFSIKIKDLPKGALLNLQIYCGKAPALSGKASAETPSPESRGKAQLLYYVNLLLIDHRFLLRHGEYVLHMWQLSGKGEDQGSFNADKLTSATNPDKENSMSISILLDNYCHPIALPKHQPTPDPEGDRVRAEMPNQLRKQLEAIIATDPLNPLTAEDKELLWHFRYESLKDPKAYPKLFSSVKWGQQEIVAKTYQLLARREVWDQSALDVGLTMQLLDCNFSDENVRAIAVQKLESLEDDDVLHYLLQLVQAVKFEPYHDSALARFLLKRGLRNKRIGHFLFWFLRSEIAQSRHYQQRFAVILEAYLRGCGTAMLRDFTQQVQVIDMLQKVTIDIKSLSAEKYDVSSQVIFQLKQKLEILQNLNLPQSFRVPYDPGLKAGALVIEKCKVMASKKKPLWLEFKCADPTALSNETIGIIFKHGDDLRQDMLILQILRIMESIWETESLDLCLLPYGCISTGDKIGMIEIVKDATTIAKIQQSTVGNTGAFKDEVLSHWLKEKCPIEEKFQAAVERFVYSCAGYCVATFVLGIGDRHNDNIMISETGNLFHIDFGHILGNYKSFLGINKERVPFVLTPDFLFVMGTSGKKTSLHFQKFQDVCVKAYLALRHHTNLLIILFSMMLMTGMPQLTSKEDIEYIRDALTVGKSEEDAKKYFLDQIEVCRDKGWTVQFNWFLHLVLGIKQGEKHSA comes from the exons ATGGAGCTGGAGAACCATGAGCAGCCTGTGGTGCTGAGAGAGGACAACTGCCGCAGGCGCCGGAGGATGAAGCCCCGCAGCACAGCGGCTAGCCTGTCCTCCATGGAGCTCATCCCCATTGAGTTCGTGCTGCCCACCAGCCAACGCAACACCAAGACCCCCGAAACGGCGCTGCTGCATGTGGCTGGCCACGGCAACGTGGAGCAGATGAAGGCCCAAGTGTGGCTGCGCGTGCTGGAGACCAGTGTGGCCGCCGACTTCTACCACCGGCTGGGCCCCGACCACTTCCTCCTGCTCTACCAGAAGAAAGGGCAGTGGTATGAGATCTATGACAAGTACCAGGTGGTGCAGACCCTGGACTGCCTGCACTACTGGAAGGTGCTTCATCGGAGCCCCGGGCAGATCCACCTGGTTCAGCGGCACTCGCCCTCAGAGGAGACGCTGGCCTTCCAGCGCCAGCTCACTGCCCTCATCGGCTACGATGTCACAGATGTCAGCAACGTGCACGACGACGAGCTGGAGTTCACACGCCGCCGCCTGGTCACCCCACGTATGGCCGAGGTGGCTGGCCGCGACCCCAAGCTCTACGCCATGCACCCCTGGGTGACGTCTAAGCCTCTCCCGGAGTACCTGCTGAAGAAGATCACCAACAACTGCATCTTCATCATCATTCACCGCAGTACCACCAGCCAGACCATCAAGGTCTCGGCTGATGATACCCCGGGCACCATCCTCCAGAGCTTCTTTACCAAAATGGCCAAGAAGAAGTCCCTGATGGATATCCCCGAGAGTCAGAACGAACAGGACTTCGTGCTGCGTGTCTGCGGCCGCGATGAGTACCTGGTGGGCGAGACGCCCATCAAAAACTTTCAGTGGGTGCGGCAGTGCCTTAAGAATGGTGAAGAGATTCACCTGGTGCTTGACACTCCGCCAGACCCAGCCCTGGACGAGGTGAGGAAGGAAGAGTGGCCGCTGGTGGATGACTGCACCGGAGTCACTGGCTACCATGAGCAGCTAACCATCCACGGGAAGGACCATGAGAGCGTGTTCACTGTGTCCCTGTGGGACTGTGACCGCAAGTTCAGGGTCAAGATCAGGGGCATCGATATCCCCGTCCTGCCCCGGAATGCAGATCTCACGGTTTTTGTGGAGGCAAACATCCAGTATGGGCAGCAAGTCCTTTGCCAAAGAAGAACCAGCCCCAAACCCTTCACGGAGGAGGTGCTCTGGAATGTGTGGCTTGAGTTCAGTATCAAGATCAAAGACTTACCCAAAGGGGCTCTGCTCAACCTCCAGATCTACTGTGGCAAAGCGCCAGCTCTGTCTGGTAAGGCCTCTGCAGAGACTCCCAGTCCCGAGTCCAGAGGCAAAGCTCAGCTTCTCTACTACGTGAACTTGCTGCTCATCGACCACCGATTCCTCCTGCGCCATGGCGAGTATGTGCTCCACATGTGGCAGTTATCTGGGAAGGGGGAAGACCAAGGGAGCTTCAATGCAGACAAGCTCACATCTGCCACCAACCCCGACAAGGAAAACTCAATGTCCATCTCCATTCTCCTGGACAACTACTGTCACCCCATAGCCTTGCCTAAGCATCAGCCCACCCCTGACCCGGAAGGGGACCGTGTACGAGCAGAAATGCCCAACCAACTTCGGAAGCAACTGGAGGCAATCATAGCTACTGATCCACTTAACCCTCTCACTGCGGAAGACAAAGAATTGCTTTGGCATTTCAGATATGAAAGCCTTAAGGATCCCAAAGCATACCCTAAGCTCTTTAGCTCAGTGAAATGGGGACAGCAAGAAATTGTGGCCAAAACATATCAATTGTTAGCCAGAAGGGAGGTCTGGGATCAAAGTGCTTTGGATGTTGGATTAACGATGCAACTCCTGGACTGCAACTTTTCGGATGAAAACGTAAGAGCCATTGCAGTTCAGAAACTGGAGAGCTTGGAAGACGATGACGTTCTGCATTACCTGCTCCAACTGGTCCAG GCTGTGAAATTTGAACCATACCATGACAGTGCCCTTGCCAGATTTCTGCTGAAGCGTGGTTTAAGA AACAAAAGAATTGGTCACTTCTTGTTTTGGTTCTTGAGAAGTGAGATTGCCCAGTCGAGACACTATCAGCAGAggtttgcagtgattctggaggccTACCTGAGGGGCTGTGGCACGGCCATGCTACGGGACTTCACTCAACAAGTCCAAGTAATCGACATGTTACAAAAAGTCACCATTGATATTAAATCACTCTCTGCCGAAAAGTATGACGTCAGCTCCCAAG TTATTTTCCAACTAAAGCAAAAGCTTGAAATCCTGCAGAATTTGAATCTCCCCCAAAGCTTTAGAGTTCCATATGACCCTGGACTGAAGGCAGGCGCACTGGTG ATTGAAAAATGTAAAGTGATGGCCTCTAAGAAAAAACCCCTGTGGCTTGAGTTTAAATGTGCTGACCCTACAGCTCTATCAAATGAAACAATTGGAATTATCTTTAAACACGGCGATGATCTACGCCAAGACATGCTTATTTTACAG ATTCTGCGAATCATGGAATCCATTTGGGAGACTGAATCTTTGGACCTGTGCCTCCTGCCGTATGGTTGCATTTCTACTGGTGACAAAATAG GAATGATTGAGATTGTAAAAGATGCCACAACGATCGCCAAAATTCAACAAAGCACAGTGGGCAACACGGGAGCCTTTAAAGATGAAGTGCTGAGTCACTGGCTCAAAGAAAAATGCCCTATTGAAGAAAAG TTTCAGGCAGCAGTGGAGAGATTCGTTTATTCCTGTGCTGGCTACTGTGTGGCAACCTTTGTTCTTGGGATAGGCGACAGACACAATGACAATATTATGATCTCAGAGACAG gAAATCTATTTCATATTGACTTTGGGCACATTCTTGGGAATTATAAAAGTTTCCTGGGCATTAATAAAGAGAGAGTGCCATTCGTGCTAACTCCAGACTTCCTGTTTGTGATGGGGACTTCTGGAAAGAAGACAAGTCTACACTTCCAGAAATTTCAG
- the PIK3CG gene encoding phosphatidylinositol 4,5-bisphosphate 3-kinase catalytic subunit gamma isoform isoform X2 — MELENHEQPVVLREDNCRRRRRMKPRSTAASLSSMELIPIEFVLPTSQRNTKTPETALLHVAGHGNVEQMKAQVWLRVLETSVAADFYHRLGPDHFLLLYQKKGQWYEIYDKYQVVQTLDCLHYWKVLHRSPGQIHLVQRHSPSEETLAFQRQLTALIGYDVTDVSNVHDDELEFTRRRLVTPRMAEVAGRDPKLYAMHPWVTSKPLPEYLLKKITNNCIFIIIHRSTTSQTIKVSADDTPGTILQSFFTKMAKKKSLMDIPESQNEQDFVLRVCGRDEYLVGETPIKNFQWVRQCLKNGEEIHLVLDTPPDPALDEVRKEEWPLVDDCTGVTGYHEQLTIHGKDHESVFTVSLWDCDRKFRVKIRGIDIPVLPRNADLTVFVEANIQYGQQVLCQRRTSPKPFTEEVLWNVWLEFSIKIKDLPKGALLNLQIYCGKAPALSGKASAETPSPESRGKAQLLYYVNLLLIDHRFLLRHGEYVLHMWQLSGKGEDQGSFNADKLTSATNPDKENSMSISILLDNYCHPIALPKHQPTPDPEGDRVRAEMPNQLRKQLEAIIATDPLNPLTAEDKELLWHFRYESLKDPKAYPKLFSSVKWGQQEIVAKTYQLLARREVWDQSALDVGLTMQLLDCNFSDENVRAIAVQKLESLEDDDVLHYLLQLVQAVKFEPYHDSALARFLLKRGLRNKRIGHFLFWFLRSEIAQSRHYQQRFAVILEAYLRGCGTAMLRDFTQQVQVIDMLQKVTIDIKSLSAEKYDVSSQVIFQLKQKLEILQNLNLPQSFRVPYDPGLKAGALVILRIMESIWETESLDLCLLPYGCISTGDKIGMIEIVKDATTIAKIQQSTVGNTGAFKDEVLSHWLKEKCPIEEKFQAAVERFVYSCAGYCVATFVLGIGDRHNDNIMISETGNLFHIDFGHILGNYKSFLGINKERVPFVLTPDFLFVMGTSGKKTSLHFQKFQDVCVKAYLALRHHTNLLIILFSMMLMTGMPQLTSKEDIEYIRDALTVGKSEEDAKKYFLDQIEVCRDKGWTVQFNWFLHLVLGIKQGEKHSA; from the exons ATGGAGCTGGAGAACCATGAGCAGCCTGTGGTGCTGAGAGAGGACAACTGCCGCAGGCGCCGGAGGATGAAGCCCCGCAGCACAGCGGCTAGCCTGTCCTCCATGGAGCTCATCCCCATTGAGTTCGTGCTGCCCACCAGCCAACGCAACACCAAGACCCCCGAAACGGCGCTGCTGCATGTGGCTGGCCACGGCAACGTGGAGCAGATGAAGGCCCAAGTGTGGCTGCGCGTGCTGGAGACCAGTGTGGCCGCCGACTTCTACCACCGGCTGGGCCCCGACCACTTCCTCCTGCTCTACCAGAAGAAAGGGCAGTGGTATGAGATCTATGACAAGTACCAGGTGGTGCAGACCCTGGACTGCCTGCACTACTGGAAGGTGCTTCATCGGAGCCCCGGGCAGATCCACCTGGTTCAGCGGCACTCGCCCTCAGAGGAGACGCTGGCCTTCCAGCGCCAGCTCACTGCCCTCATCGGCTACGATGTCACAGATGTCAGCAACGTGCACGACGACGAGCTGGAGTTCACACGCCGCCGCCTGGTCACCCCACGTATGGCCGAGGTGGCTGGCCGCGACCCCAAGCTCTACGCCATGCACCCCTGGGTGACGTCTAAGCCTCTCCCGGAGTACCTGCTGAAGAAGATCACCAACAACTGCATCTTCATCATCATTCACCGCAGTACCACCAGCCAGACCATCAAGGTCTCGGCTGATGATACCCCGGGCACCATCCTCCAGAGCTTCTTTACCAAAATGGCCAAGAAGAAGTCCCTGATGGATATCCCCGAGAGTCAGAACGAACAGGACTTCGTGCTGCGTGTCTGCGGCCGCGATGAGTACCTGGTGGGCGAGACGCCCATCAAAAACTTTCAGTGGGTGCGGCAGTGCCTTAAGAATGGTGAAGAGATTCACCTGGTGCTTGACACTCCGCCAGACCCAGCCCTGGACGAGGTGAGGAAGGAAGAGTGGCCGCTGGTGGATGACTGCACCGGAGTCACTGGCTACCATGAGCAGCTAACCATCCACGGGAAGGACCATGAGAGCGTGTTCACTGTGTCCCTGTGGGACTGTGACCGCAAGTTCAGGGTCAAGATCAGGGGCATCGATATCCCCGTCCTGCCCCGGAATGCAGATCTCACGGTTTTTGTGGAGGCAAACATCCAGTATGGGCAGCAAGTCCTTTGCCAAAGAAGAACCAGCCCCAAACCCTTCACGGAGGAGGTGCTCTGGAATGTGTGGCTTGAGTTCAGTATCAAGATCAAAGACTTACCCAAAGGGGCTCTGCTCAACCTCCAGATCTACTGTGGCAAAGCGCCAGCTCTGTCTGGTAAGGCCTCTGCAGAGACTCCCAGTCCCGAGTCCAGAGGCAAAGCTCAGCTTCTCTACTACGTGAACTTGCTGCTCATCGACCACCGATTCCTCCTGCGCCATGGCGAGTATGTGCTCCACATGTGGCAGTTATCTGGGAAGGGGGAAGACCAAGGGAGCTTCAATGCAGACAAGCTCACATCTGCCACCAACCCCGACAAGGAAAACTCAATGTCCATCTCCATTCTCCTGGACAACTACTGTCACCCCATAGCCTTGCCTAAGCATCAGCCCACCCCTGACCCGGAAGGGGACCGTGTACGAGCAGAAATGCCCAACCAACTTCGGAAGCAACTGGAGGCAATCATAGCTACTGATCCACTTAACCCTCTCACTGCGGAAGACAAAGAATTGCTTTGGCATTTCAGATATGAAAGCCTTAAGGATCCCAAAGCATACCCTAAGCTCTTTAGCTCAGTGAAATGGGGACAGCAAGAAATTGTGGCCAAAACATATCAATTGTTAGCCAGAAGGGAGGTCTGGGATCAAAGTGCTTTGGATGTTGGATTAACGATGCAACTCCTGGACTGCAACTTTTCGGATGAAAACGTAAGAGCCATTGCAGTTCAGAAACTGGAGAGCTTGGAAGACGATGACGTTCTGCATTACCTGCTCCAACTGGTCCAG GCTGTGAAATTTGAACCATACCATGACAGTGCCCTTGCCAGATTTCTGCTGAAGCGTGGTTTAAGA AACAAAAGAATTGGTCACTTCTTGTTTTGGTTCTTGAGAAGTGAGATTGCCCAGTCGAGACACTATCAGCAGAggtttgcagtgattctggaggccTACCTGAGGGGCTGTGGCACGGCCATGCTACGGGACTTCACTCAACAAGTCCAAGTAATCGACATGTTACAAAAAGTCACCATTGATATTAAATCACTCTCTGCCGAAAAGTATGACGTCAGCTCCCAAG TTATTTTCCAACTAAAGCAAAAGCTTGAAATCCTGCAGAATTTGAATCTCCCCCAAAGCTTTAGAGTTCCATATGACCCTGGACTGAAGGCAGGCGCACTGGTG ATTCTGCGAATCATGGAATCCATTTGGGAGACTGAATCTTTGGACCTGTGCCTCCTGCCGTATGGTTGCATTTCTACTGGTGACAAAATAG GAATGATTGAGATTGTAAAAGATGCCACAACGATCGCCAAAATTCAACAAAGCACAGTGGGCAACACGGGAGCCTTTAAAGATGAAGTGCTGAGTCACTGGCTCAAAGAAAAATGCCCTATTGAAGAAAAG TTTCAGGCAGCAGTGGAGAGATTCGTTTATTCCTGTGCTGGCTACTGTGTGGCAACCTTTGTTCTTGGGATAGGCGACAGACACAATGACAATATTATGATCTCAGAGACAG gAAATCTATTTCATATTGACTTTGGGCACATTCTTGGGAATTATAAAAGTTTCCTGGGCATTAATAAAGAGAGAGTGCCATTCGTGCTAACTCCAGACTTCCTGTTTGTGATGGGGACTTCTGGAAAGAAGACAAGTCTACACTTCCAGAAATTTCAG